A single window of Canis lupus familiaris isolate Mischka breed German Shepherd chromosome 7, alternate assembly UU_Cfam_GSD_1.0, whole genome shotgun sequence DNA harbors:
- the CREG1 gene encoding protein CREG1 isoform X1 — protein MAGRARGSARSLLAALLAPALAALLVSPARGRGGRGHGDWDAAAQLPPLPPREDAARVARFVAHVCDWGALASLSTDPAVRGWAFADVLSLSDGPPGAGSGVPYFYLSPLQQSVGNLQENPHATLTMSLAQTNFCRKKGFDPQSPLCAHIILSGTVTKVNQTEMDFAKHSLFVRHPEMKTWPSSHNWFFAKLNITNIWVLDYFGGPKIVTPEEYYNVTVQVSGLSCHLPGLETSDHSSSNTSGAC, from the exons ATGGCCGGCCGGGCCCGAGGGTCCGCGCGCTCGCTGCTCGCCGCCCTGCTGGCGCCGGCGCTGGCGGCGCTGCTCGTGTCgccggcgcggggccggggcggccggggtCACGGGGACTGGGACGCCGCCGCGCAGCTGCCCCCGCTGCCGCCCCGCGAAGACGCGGCGCGCGTGGCCCGCTTCGTGGCGCACGTGTGCGACTGGGGCGCGCTGGCCTCGCTGTCCACCGACCCGGCGGTGCGCGGCTGGGCCTTCGCCGACGTCCTCTCGCTCAGCGACGGGCCCCCGGGCGCGGGCAGCGGCGTGCCCTACTTCTACCTGAGCCCGCTGCAGCAGTCGGTGGGCAACCTGCAG GAGAATCCACATGCTACGCTGACCATGTCTTTGGCACAGACCAACTTCTGCAGGAAGAAGGGATTTGACCCCCAGAGTCCCCTCTGTGCGCACATAATACTGTCAGGAACCGTCACCAAG GTGAATCAGACGGAAATGGACTTTGCCAAGCATTCACTGTTTGTCCGACACCCTGAAATGAAGACCTGGCCTTCCAGCCATAATTGGTTCTTTGCCAAGTTGAATATAACCAACATCTGGGTCCTGGACTACTTTGGTGGACCAAAAATAGTGACACCTGAAGAATATTATAATGTCACAGTTCA GGTCAGTGGCCTCAGCTGCCATCTTCCAGGCCTGGAAACCAGTGATCACAGCAGCAGTAACACTTCTGGTGCGTGCTGA
- the CREG1 gene encoding protein CREG1 isoform X2, whose translation MAGRARGSARSLLAALLAPALAALLVSPARGRGGRGHGDWDAAAQLPPLPPREDAARVARFVAHVCDWGALASLSTDPAVRGWAFADVLSLSDGPPGAGSGVPYFYLSPLQQSVGNLQENPHATLTMSLAQTNFCRKKGFDPQSPLCAHIILSGTVTKVNQTEMDFAKHSLFVRHPEMKTWPSSHNWFFAKLNITNIWVLDYFGGPKIVTPEEYYNVTVQ comes from the exons ATGGCCGGCCGGGCCCGAGGGTCCGCGCGCTCGCTGCTCGCCGCCCTGCTGGCGCCGGCGCTGGCGGCGCTGCTCGTGTCgccggcgcggggccggggcggccggggtCACGGGGACTGGGACGCCGCCGCGCAGCTGCCCCCGCTGCCGCCCCGCGAAGACGCGGCGCGCGTGGCCCGCTTCGTGGCGCACGTGTGCGACTGGGGCGCGCTGGCCTCGCTGTCCACCGACCCGGCGGTGCGCGGCTGGGCCTTCGCCGACGTCCTCTCGCTCAGCGACGGGCCCCCGGGCGCGGGCAGCGGCGTGCCCTACTTCTACCTGAGCCCGCTGCAGCAGTCGGTGGGCAACCTGCAG GAGAATCCACATGCTACGCTGACCATGTCTTTGGCACAGACCAACTTCTGCAGGAAGAAGGGATTTGACCCCCAGAGTCCCCTCTGTGCGCACATAATACTGTCAGGAACCGTCACCAAG GTGAATCAGACGGAAATGGACTTTGCCAAGCATTCACTGTTTGTCCGACACCCTGAAATGAAGACCTGGCCTTCCAGCCATAATTGGTTCTTTGCCAAGTTGAATATAACCAACATCTGGGTCCTGGACTACTTTGGTGGACCAAAAATAGTGACACCTGAAGAATATTATAATGTCACAGTTCA gtga
- the CREG1 gene encoding protein CREG1 isoform X3, whose translation MAGRARGSARSLLAALLAPALAALLVSPARGRGGRGHGDWDAAAQLPPLPPREDAARVARFVAHVCDWGALASLSTDPAVRGWAFADVLSLSDGPPGAGSGVPYFYLSPLQQSVGNLQENPHATLTMSLAQTNFCRKKGFDPQSPLCAHIILSGTVTKVNQTEMDFAKHSLFVRHPEMKTWPSSHNWFFAKLNITNIWVLDYFGGPKIVTPEEYYNVTVQ comes from the exons ATGGCCGGCCGGGCCCGAGGGTCCGCGCGCTCGCTGCTCGCCGCCCTGCTGGCGCCGGCGCTGGCGGCGCTGCTCGTGTCgccggcgcggggccggggcggccggggtCACGGGGACTGGGACGCCGCCGCGCAGCTGCCCCCGCTGCCGCCCCGCGAAGACGCGGCGCGCGTGGCCCGCTTCGTGGCGCACGTGTGCGACTGGGGCGCGCTGGCCTCGCTGTCCACCGACCCGGCGGTGCGCGGCTGGGCCTTCGCCGACGTCCTCTCGCTCAGCGACGGGCCCCCGGGCGCGGGCAGCGGCGTGCCCTACTTCTACCTGAGCCCGCTGCAGCAGTCGGTGGGCAACCTGCAG GAGAATCCACATGCTACGCTGACCATGTCTTTGGCACAGACCAACTTCTGCAGGAAGAAGGGATTTGACCCCCAGAGTCCCCTCTGTGCGCACATAATACTGTCAGGAACCGTCACCAAG GTGAATCAGACGGAAATGGACTTTGCCAAGCATTCACTGTTTGTCCGACACCCTGAAATGAAGACCTGGCCTTCCAGCCATAATTGGTTCTTTGCCAAGTTGAATATAACCAACATCTGGGTCCTGGACTACTTTGGTGGACCAAAAATAGTGACACCTGAAGAATATTATAATGTCACAGTTCAGTAA